In one window of Geotrypetes seraphini chromosome 3, aGeoSer1.1, whole genome shotgun sequence DNA:
- the LOC117357821 gene encoding tigger transposable element-derived protein 1-like, translating into MERLLAIWIKDRQVKGDVTTQDIICHKAKRIYDDLKKNVPGSSSNQANEEEFKASRGWFFRFKKRCGIHSVTMHGEAGSADKKEAEKFSINFQKCMKDEGYCPQQVFNADETGLFWKRMPSRTFITKEEKKLPGHKAMKDRLTLMFSSNASGDLKIKPLLVYHSENPRIFKKNNVIKSKLPVHWKSNQKAWVTQVIFNEWILETFAPAVKKFLLEKELPLKALLILDNAPAHPKDLEEILQENYPFIKVQYLPPNTTSIIQPMDQQVIANFKKLYTRALFNKVFEECEFGGDNMTVRKFWKEKFDVLMAIRLIQKAWEEVSQRTLISAWKMLVPSWTQEEAVVDDTEVVKDIITVAQRLELEVEEEDVEELIEEHEEELTTEELQALLVQQQDNAQREVSSDDEEQQSNNKPIPTADIKNILVKWKTVQEFTNAHYPDSAEANRINDLYSDTLVRYFRQMLEKREKQTTLDRFFMKPSAKKQKMDEDVQDSVDST; encoded by the coding sequence atggagaggctattagcaatttggattaaggacaggcaggtgaaaggTGACGTAACAACCCAAGATATTATCTGTCACAAAGCCAAGAGAATTTATGACGATCTAAAGAAAAACGTCCCTGGAAGTAGCAGCAATCAAGCTAATGAAGAAGAATTCAAAGCCAGCAGGGGGTGGTTTTTTAGATTTAAGAAAAGGTGTGGAATCCACAGCGTTACTATGCATGGTGAGGCTGGCAGTGCTGAcaagaaagaagcagaaaagtTCTCTATTAACTTTCAAAAATGTATGAAGGATGAAGGATACTGCCCACAACAAGTGTTCAATGCCGATGAAACGGGTCTTTTCTGGAAAAGAATGCCGAGCAGAACCTTCATTACAAAAGAGGAGAAGAAATTGCCAGGACACAAAGCCATGAAGGACAGACTTACCCTTATGTTTTCGTCTAATGCTAGCGGAGACCTCAAGATCAAACCTCTATTGGTTTATCACTCTGAAAATCCAAGAATTTTCAAGAAAAATAACGTTATTAAGTCCAAACTGCCCGTCCATTGGAAGTCCAATCAAAAAGCATGGGTGACCCAAGTTATCTTCAACGAATGGATTCTGGAAACCTTTGCTCCTGCCGTGAAGAAATTCTTGCTGGAAAAAGAACTGCCGCTCAAAGCCCTTCTGATACTTGACAATGCCCCTGCTCACCCAAAAGACCTAGAGGAAATATTGCAGGAAAAttatccttttatcaaggtgcagtattTGCCACCAAACACCACATCCATTATTCAGCCAATGGATCAGCAAGTTATTGCGAACTTTAAAAAACTCTACACTAGAGCCCTCTTTAATAAGGTGTTTGAAGAATGCGAGTTTGGTGGAGACAATATGACTGTCCGAAAGTTTTGGAAGGAGAAATTTGATGTCCTTATGGCAATACGACTTATACAGAAGGCctgggaagaagtgtcacaaaggACCCTAATTTCTGCTTGGAAGATGCTTGTGCCTTCGTGGACCCAGGAAGAAGCAGTAGTTGATGACACAGAAGTGGTGAAGGACATCATCACAGTGGCCCAAAGGTTGGAattagaggtagaggaagaggatGTAGAGGAGCTTATTGAGGAACACGAAGAAGAGCTGACAACTGAAGAGCTCCAAGCACTTCTGGTCCAGCAACAGGACAATGCTCAAAGGGAAGTGTCATCTGATGACGAGGAGCAACAATCAAACAATAAACCAATCCCAACTGCTGACATCAAGAACATCCTGGTCAAATGGAAAACAGTTCAGGAGTTTACCAATGCCCACTATCCTGATTCAGCTGAAGCAAACAGGATCAACGATCTTTACTCCGATACTCTTGTCCGTTATTTCCGGCAGATGttggagaaaagagaaaaacaaacgaCTTTGGACAGGTTTTTCATGAAACCATCGGCCAAAAAGCAGAAAATGGATGAAGATGTGCAAGATTcggtagactctacttag